The sequence TACAGGCACGATGGTTTGCCCAACCAAAGGAATAAAACTCAGTAAAAACAAGGCGATAATTTTTGGTAGGCTATAACGTAATTTTTGCCATTCTCGAGCAAGCATACGAGGCACATCTCTCATTACATCCACAAGACTATCATCATTAATATTTTCACCTGTCAGCATTTTTTCTACTTTTTCCGCTAACAAGCCATTAAAAGGTGCGGCAATAAAGCCTGAAAGTGTGGTGAAGGTAAAATAAAAGAGCAATAAAATTGTTAAGATCGAGAGTGTCAGTAAAATTACACTGAGAAAACTAAGCCAGTCCGGAATAAAATTCATTACCCAATCAATCGCACTGGTGATTTGGCTAATAAAAAGCCAAAATAAACCACAAAGTAAAACGGTGTTGAGTAAAATTGGAATAATAACAAACCGACGCAAACCTTTTTGTGTGATGTAATGCCAGCCCATTACAAAATAATGGAAACCAGATTTCAATTCATTAGGATTCAACATTTTTCTTTCCTTTCAATAAAAATACGCCTAAAACAGACCGCTCTTCTCCCTTAAAATTCCACGCATTGAAGTATTTTTTCACCTACTGAAATATGGTAGGATTAGCGCCATTAATAGCATTCTCGCTTGACTCGCACGCGTAAGGAATAAAGATGGATTTAAATACAATTTTGATTATTGTGGGCATTTTGGCACTTGTTGCGTTAATCGTGCACGGATTATGGTCAAATCGTCGTGAGAAATCAAAATATTTTGATAAAGCTAATAAATTTGACCGTACTTCTCATGTGCAAAGATCCCATATGCAAGAAGAAACGCAACCAACAAATGCTAATTTGTCTCACGTCACTACAGCACAAGCAAATGCACCAATTCGTCATCAAGTCATGCCTAATGCAGCTGTGACTCAAGAACCTGTTGATTATAGACAAAGTGAAAAAAGTGTCGATGACATTAAGATTTCAATTCCAAATGTTCAACCTGTTTATGATATGGGAAATCATCGTTCTGAGCCGTTAAAACCGACTCAACCACAATATGATATGCCGACATCAAATAGCGTTGCGAATATGACATTAGAACAAATTGAAGAACAAAGCCAAAATGCTAGTTTCGATGGAATTAATTCATCATCACCAGAATTAAGAGCGCAACTTGCGGAATTAGCTCACGAAGAACGTCAAGTGGACTACAACGTATCTTTTAATGAACCAAAAGCAGAAACAACAGCTAAACCGAAACAAAAAACTGGCTATATTCAACTTTATCTTATTCCAAAATCTAGCGACCAATTCAATGGTGCGAAATTAGTACAAGCACTTGAAAACCTAGGGTTTATCTTGGGTGAGGATGAAATGTATCACCGCCACTTAGATTTAAGTGTGGCAAGCCCCGTTCTCTTCAGCGTGGCAAATTTAGAGCAACCAGGAACATTCGATGCCTATAACTTAGTGGATTTTAGCACGATGGGAATTGTATTCTTTATGAAACTACCATCACCAGGTAATAATCTCGCTAATTTACGAATGATGATCCGCGCTGCGCATACATTAGCCGAAGATTTACAAGGCATCGTGCTTACTGAAGAACAAGAAATCTTTGATGAAAATGCAGAGCAAACATATCTTGCTCGCGTGTAAATTCATACCTTAAATTTACCGCACTTTTATCTTTATTGAGACAGGCTTTATGCCTGTCTATTTTCACTCTAAACAAGCAAAAAGTGCGGTCATTTTTCCCCGAGAATTTTATGACAAATATTCAAACTCAAATAGACAATATACGCAAAACCTTGCGCCAATATGAATACGAATATCACGTTCTAGATAATCCAACCGTGCCTGATAGCGAATATGATCGCCTCTTTCATCAGCTAAAAGCTTTAGAGCTAGAACATCCAGAATTTCTTACTTCAGACTCCCCAACTCAACGTGTTGGTGCAAAACCACTTTCTGGGTTTAGCCAAATTCGTCATGAAATTCCCATGCTCTCTTTGGATAATGCTTTTTCCGATGAAGAATTCAATGCCTTTGTAAAACGCATTGAAGATCGTTTAATCATATTACCTAAACCGCTTACCTTCTGTTGCGAACCTAAACTTGATGGTTTGGCAGTGAGTATTTTGTATGTAAATGGCGTGCTAACCCAAGCAGCCACTCGTGGTGATGGCACCACAGGCGAAGATATTACAGCCAATATCCGCACTATTCGTAATATTCCATTACAACTTCTAACAGACAATCCTCCACCACGTTTAGAAGTGCGGGGTGAAGTTTTTATGCCGCACTCGGGCTTTGAGCGTTTAAATGAATATGCGCTAGAACATGGCGAAAAAACCTTTGCTAACCCTCGTAATGCTGCGGCAGGATCCTTGCGTCAACTTGATCCTAATATTACAAGTAAACGCCCATTGGTATTAAATGCTTATGGTATTGGGATTGCTGAAGGCGTTGAGCTGCCAAGCACTCATTATGCTCGTTTGCAATGGCTAAAATCTATCGGTATTCCTGTGAATCCAGAAATTCGTTTATGTAATGGCACGAATGAAGTTTTAGATTTTTACCGGGATATTCAAAATAAACGAAGCTCTCTGGGTTATGACATTGATGGGACAGTATTAAAAATCAATGATATTGCTTTACAAAATGAACTAGGATTTATTTCTAAAGCACCTCGTTGGGCAATTGCTTATAAGTTCCCGGCTCAAGAAGAATTAACGGTGCTGAATGATGTTGAATTCCAAGTAGGTCGAACGGGTGCAATCACACCAGTCGCTAAATTAGAACCAGTATTTGTTGCAGGTGTCACAGTAAGCAATGCCACCTTACACAATGGTGATGAAATTGAACGCTTAAATATTGCTATTGGCGATACTGTTGTCATTCGCCGAGCAGGCGATGTGATTCCACAAATTATCGGTGTATTGCATGAACGTCGTCCTAATAATGCTAAACCAATAATTTTCCCAACAAACTGCCCTGTGTGCGACTCTCAAATTATTCGTATTGAAGGCGAGGCAGTAGCTCGCTGTACGGGAGGATTATTCTGTGCGGCACAACGCAAAGAGGCGTTAAAACATTTCGTCTCTCGCAAAGCTATGGATATTGATGGTGTAGGCGGAAAATTAATAGAGCAATTAGTCGATAGAGAACTGATTCATACACCTGCGGACTTATTTAAACTTGATTTAACTACGCTCACACGCTTAGAAAGAATGGGCGCAAAATCTGCAGAAAACGCTCTCAATAG comes from Haemophilus haemolyticus and encodes:
- the cysZ gene encoding sulfate transporter CysZ gives rise to the protein MLNPNELKSGFHYFVMGWHYITQKGLRRFVIIPILLNTVLLCGLFWLFISQITSAIDWVMNFIPDWLSFLSVILLTLSILTILLLFYFTFTTLSGFIAAPFNGLLAEKVEKMLTGENINDDSLVDVMRDVPRMLAREWQKLRYSLPKIIALFLLSFIPLVGQTIVPVLTFLFTCWMMAIQYCDYPFDNHKVSFDIMKNALGNQRTQSLTFGGLVTCCTFVPVINLLIMPVAVCGATVMWVENYRNDLRFNMNSNPSSQTGIDVRSENTGIVK
- the zipA gene encoding cell division protein ZipA, giving the protein MDLNTILIIVGILALVALIVHGLWSNRREKSKYFDKANKFDRTSHVQRSHMQEETQPTNANLSHVTTAQANAPIRHQVMPNAAVTQEPVDYRQSEKSVDDIKISIPNVQPVYDMGNHRSEPLKPTQPQYDMPTSNSVANMTLEQIEEQSQNASFDGINSSSPELRAQLAELAHEERQVDYNVSFNEPKAETTAKPKQKTGYIQLYLIPKSSDQFNGAKLVQALENLGFILGEDEMYHRHLDLSVASPVLFSVANLEQPGTFDAYNLVDFSTMGIVFFMKLPSPGNNLANLRMMIRAAHTLAEDLQGIVLTEEQEIFDENAEQTYLARV
- the ligA gene encoding NAD-dependent DNA ligase LigA, translating into MTNIQTQIDNIRKTLRQYEYEYHVLDNPTVPDSEYDRLFHQLKALELEHPEFLTSDSPTQRVGAKPLSGFSQIRHEIPMLSLDNAFSDEEFNAFVKRIEDRLIILPKPLTFCCEPKLDGLAVSILYVNGVLTQAATRGDGTTGEDITANIRTIRNIPLQLLTDNPPPRLEVRGEVFMPHSGFERLNEYALEHGEKTFANPRNAAAGSLRQLDPNITSKRPLVLNAYGIGIAEGVELPSTHYARLQWLKSIGIPVNPEIRLCNGTNEVLDFYRDIQNKRSSLGYDIDGTVLKINDIALQNELGFISKAPRWAIAYKFPAQEELTVLNDVEFQVGRTGAITPVAKLEPVFVAGVTVSNATLHNGDEIERLNIAIGDTVVIRRAGDVIPQIIGVLHERRPNNAKPIIFPTNCPVCDSQIIRIEGEAVARCTGGLFCAAQRKEALKHFVSRKAMDIDGVGGKLIEQLVDRELIHTPADLFKLDLTTLTRLERMGAKSAENALNSLEKAKSTTLARFIFALGIREVGEATALNLANHFKTLDALKAADLEQLQQVPDVGEVVANRIFVFWREAHNVAVVDDLIAQGVHWETVEVKEASENLFKDKTVVLTGTLTQMGRNEAKSLLQQLGAKVSGSVSSKTDFVIVGDAAGSKLTKAQELNIAVLTEEEFLEQVNVLN